A stretch of [Clostridium] scindens DNA encodes these proteins:
- the dusB gene encoding tRNA dihydrouridine synthase DusB — MNIGNVKLENPYILAPMAGVTDLPFRLLCKEQGAGLLCMEMISAKALQYKNKNTKALLSIHPKEYPVSLQLFGSDPYIISEMAKQIEELPFQILDINMGCPVPKVVKNGEGSALMKNPRLVYDIVSQTAKAIRKPVTVKIRKGFDDSCINAVEIARVIEEAGGAAVAVHGRTREEYYSGKADWEIIRQVKEAVSIPVIGNGDVTSGERALAMREQTGCDGVMIGRGAQGNPWIFRELVGYERTGALPPRPSKQEIKDTMLRHARLQIEFKGNYLGIREMRKHVAWYTKGMAGSAKLRDEINKAESYEELEELLNARIR, encoded by the coding sequence TTGAACATAGGTAATGTGAAACTGGAAAATCCATATATTCTGGCTCCCATGGCGGGAGTGACCGACCTGCCGTTTCGCCTGCTGTGCAAGGAGCAGGGAGCCGGGCTTCTGTGTATGGAGATGATCAGCGCCAAGGCGCTGCAGTATAAGAACAAGAATACAAAAGCGCTGCTCTCCATTCACCCGAAGGAGTATCCCGTATCTCTCCAGCTTTTCGGGTCCGATCCCTATATCATCAGCGAGATGGCGAAGCAGATTGAGGAACTTCCCTTCCAGATACTGGACATCAATATGGGATGTCCGGTTCCGAAGGTGGTAAAGAACGGGGAAGGCTCCGCGCTTATGAAGAATCCGAGATTGGTATATGACATCGTCTCCCAGACCGCGAAGGCCATCCGCAAGCCGGTGACGGTAAAGATTCGGAAGGGATTTGATGATTCCTGCATTAACGCGGTGGAGATCGCCCGCGTCATCGAGGAGGCAGGCGGCGCGGCAGTGGCAGTCCATGGGAGGACCAGGGAGGAATATTATTCCGGCAAGGCCGACTGGGAGATCATCCGGCAGGTGAAGGAGGCCGTCTCCATCCCGGTGATCGGCAACGGGGATGTGACTTCCGGAGAAAGGGCTCTGGCAATGCGGGAGCAGACCGGATGCGACGGCGTGATGATCGGAAGAGGCGCGCAGGGCAACCCGTGGATATTCCGGGAACTTGTGGGATATGAAAGAACAGGCGCGCTTCCGCCCAGGCCTTCCAAGCAGGAGATTAAGGACACTATGCTCCGCCATGCAAGGCTGCAGATCGAGTTCAAAGGAAACTACCTGGGGATCCGCGAGATGAGAAAACATGTAGCATGGTATACAAAAGGAATGGCGGGCTCGGCAAAACTGAGGGATGAGATTAATAAGGCAGAGTCATATGAGGAATTGGAAGAACTTTTAAATGCCAGAATCCGATAG
- a CDS encoding helix-turn-helix domain-containing protein, which produces MITTPLLPRPVSLFTDHIEAKFGKIQHYTFSEDSPRFWEDESVVLFIKSGSGRIDINGKMYPLSCGSICMLHEIHIFRILPDLGHPLEMDAIILITCENGYMDIISQKTPERSALIYNLCPCKQLSSELYDEVQTIFESYRRESESALPFRHYLQLCLRQELLYLYYFYVPPVKSDLSAHLDDGRILGARVLTHLFSHSSTIDSAASVARRFSVSHQYLYIELQKFCGESFQNVLHRAKISTACTIFLRNLTIKEIAKYSGFASLSSFYRTFESQKKCTPEENKRKLSVLCNCSIQTTNQTLVEISRYVCENFQSPITVKSCAEALFLPVSAIENSIRCFHGNTVSFNKYVRSFRMRYAESLLTVSDMHVCDVAIEAGFNSPHTFTRFFKQLYGVTPSQYRKEAKEHAPE; this is translated from the coding sequence GGCAAGATACAACATTATACCTTTTCGGAAGATAGTCCCAGATTCTGGGAAGATGAATCCGTCGTCCTTTTTATCAAATCCGGCAGCGGACGCATTGATATCAATGGCAAGATGTACCCTTTGTCCTGCGGGAGCATCTGCATGCTACATGAAATACATATTTTCCGCATATTGCCGGATCTGGGGCATCCTTTGGAAATGGACGCGATCATCCTGATTACATGCGAAAATGGATATATGGATATCATTTCTCAAAAGACGCCGGAACGCTCTGCTTTGATCTATAATCTTTGTCCATGCAAACAGTTAAGCAGCGAACTTTATGACGAGGTTCAGACGATATTCGAAAGTTACCGGAGAGAAAGCGAGAGCGCTCTTCCCTTCCGTCATTACTTGCAGCTGTGCCTGCGTCAGGAACTTCTTTATCTCTACTATTTTTATGTTCCGCCTGTAAAATCGGATCTTTCCGCGCATTTGGATGACGGACGTATTCTAGGCGCACGCGTGCTGACGCACCTGTTTAGCCATAGTTCTACCATTGACAGTGCTGCTTCTGTTGCCAGACGCTTTTCCGTCAGCCACCAGTATTTGTATATTGAATTGCAGAAATTCTGCGGGGAAAGTTTTCAGAACGTCCTGCACCGCGCAAAGATTTCTACTGCCTGTACCATTTTCCTTCGGAATCTCACCATAAAAGAGATCGCCAAATATTCCGGGTTTGCAAGCCTGAGCAGTTTTTATCGGACCTTTGAAAGTCAAAAAAAATGTACTCCCGAAGAGAACAAACGGAAATTATCCGTCTTGTGCAATTGCAGTATCCAGACAACCAACCAGACACTAGTAGAGATCAGCCGATATGTATGTGAAAATTTCCAGTCTCCCATCACCGTGAAGAGTTGTGCGGAAGCGCTTTTTCTTCCGGTCTCGGCAATTGAGAACTCGATCCGCTGCTTTCATGGCAATACCGTATCATTTAATAAATACGTGAGGTCTTTCCGGATGAGATATGCAGAAAGTCTTTTGACGGTAAGCGATATGCATGTATGCGATGTGGCAATAGAAGCCGGCTTCAATTCTCCCCACACATTCACCAGATTCTTCAAGCAGCTTTACGGGGTCACTCCCTCTCAATATCGAAAGGAGGCAAAGGAACATGCCCCAGAATAA
- a CDS encoding SPFH domain-containing protein produces MLGLGVIGIVVLIIVILVLISCIRIVRQAQALVIERLGAYQATWGTGLHFKLPIFDRVARKVDLKEQVVDFAPQPVITKDNVTMRIDTVVFYQITDPKMFCYGVANPIMAIENLTATTLRNIIGDLELDQTLTSRETINTKMRASLDVATDPWGIKVNRVELKNIIPPAAIQDAMEKQMKAERERREAILRAEGEKKSTILVAEGHKESAILDAEAEKQAAILRAEAKKEAMIREAEGEAEAIMKVQQANADGIRFLKDAGADQAVLTIKSLEAFEKAADGKATKIIIPSEIQGMAGLVKSLTEVGAKDDNPN; encoded by the coding sequence ATGTTAGGATTAGGAGTAATTGGAATTGTTGTATTGATCATTGTTATTCTGGTACTGATCTCTTGTATCAGGATCGTCAGACAGGCGCAGGCGCTGGTTATTGAGAGGCTTGGAGCCTACCAGGCAACCTGGGGGACAGGGCTTCATTTTAAACTGCCGATCTTTGACCGTGTGGCAAGGAAGGTTGACTTAAAGGAGCAGGTCGTGGACTTTGCGCCGCAGCCGGTTATCACGAAGGATAACGTAACTATGAGAATTGACACGGTCGTTTTCTACCAGATCACAGACCCGAAGATGTTCTGCTATGGAGTTGCCAATCCGATTATGGCAATTGAGAACTTGACGGCAACTACCCTGCGTAATATCATCGGCGACCTGGAACTGGATCAGACGTTGACATCCAGAGAGACGATCAATACGAAGATGCGTGCATCTCTTGACGTTGCCACAGATCCATGGGGCATCAAGGTAAATCGTGTGGAACTTAAGAACATTATCCCGCCGGCAGCCATCCAGGATGCGATGGAGAAGCAGATGAAGGCTGAGCGTGAGCGTCGTGAGGCAATCCTTCGCGCAGAGGGCGAGAAGAAGTCTACCATCCTTGTTGCAGAAGGACACAAAGAGTCCGCGATTCTGGATGCGGAGGCTGAGAAGCAGGCAGCCATCCTTCGCGCGGAAGCGAAGAAAGAGGCTATGATCCGCGAGGCGGAAGGCGAGGCTGAGGCAATCATGAAGGTACAGCAGGCGAATGCCGATGGTATCCGATTCCTGAAGGATGCGGGAGCGGATCAGGCAGTCCTTACCATCAAGAGCCTGGAAGCATTTGAGAAAGCAGCTGACGGAAAGGCTACCAAGATCATCATCCCATCAGAGATACAGGGAATGGCGGGACTGGTAAAATCCTTGACCGAAGTTGGAGCAAAAGACGACAATCCGAACTAG
- the greA gene encoding transcription elongation factor GreA, whose protein sequence is MEAKKRLLTYAGLKALEDELENLKVVKRKEVAQKIKEAREQGDLSENAEYDAAKDEQRDIEARIEELEGILKNAEVVVEDEVDYDKINVGCTVKVFDKTFDEEMEFKIVGSTEANSLEGKISNESPVGQALIGCKVGDTVEVETQAGVMEYEVLDISRSL, encoded by the coding sequence ATGGAAGCAAAGAAAAGATTACTTACTTATGCAGGCTTAAAGGCGCTGGAAGACGAACTGGAAAACTTAAAGGTAGTAAAGCGTAAGGAAGTTGCCCAGAAGATTAAGGAAGCCAGGGAACAAGGAGATTTGTCCGAGAACGCAGAGTATGATGCGGCAAAAGACGAGCAGCGCGATATCGAGGCGCGTATTGAGGAACTGGAAGGCATCCTTAAGAATGCAGAAGTAGTTGTAGAAGACGAAGTAGATTACGATAAAATCAATGTTGGATGCACGGTCAAAGTGTTTGACAAGACATTTGACGAAGAGATGGAATTTAAGATTGTGGGCTCCACAGAGGCAAACAGCCTGGAAGGCAAGATATCCAATGAATCTCCGGTAGGCCAGGCACTGATTGGCTGCAAAGTTGGAGATACCGTGGAAGTAGAGACCCAGGCCGGCGTAATGGAATATGAAGTATTAGACATTAGCCGTTCCTTATAA
- a CDS encoding DUF6145 family protein codes for MYDGKVVLCGANSYEEKYYLNPDFEQLPDTVKNELKIMCVLYVHDVGGILTLAYEEDGELCFEVTSEEGDPMFDEIGSRLKIKELQKEKQELLQALQVYYKVFFLGEEV; via the coding sequence ATGTATGATGGAAAAGTAGTGCTGTGCGGCGCCAATTCTTATGAAGAAAAATATTATCTGAATCCGGATTTTGAGCAGCTGCCGGATACGGTGAAGAATGAACTTAAGATTATGTGCGTTCTCTACGTTCATGACGTGGGAGGCATTCTGACACTGGCATATGAAGAAGACGGCGAACTTTGCTTCGAGGTTACTTCCGAAGAAGGGGATCCGATGTTCGACGAGATCGGGAGCCGGCTTAAGATAAAGGAACTGCAGAAGGAGAAGCAGGAATTGCTTCAGGCGCTGCAGGTTTATTACAAAGTATTCTTCCTTGGGGAAGAAGTATAG
- the argF gene encoding ornithine carbamoyltransferase, which translates to MKPIIDMSKEYGLVFDGGGARGAYQIGAWKALVEAGVKINAVAGTSVGALNGALVCMGDVEKAEDIWSKMTFSTVMDVDDEWMERLFHKQTTIKEFLNEGWKRLKDGGIDITPLRNLIHEVIDEDAIRKSGKEFCLLTFSLSDFRELDLSVEDIPEGLLEDFLLASAYLIGFKNERLHGKKYIDGGVINNVPLSSLVGRGYENVIEIRIYGPGREPRVKMPENGVKYEITPRVKLGSIIEFSGKRSRQNLRIGYFDAKRMLYGLEGFIYYLEQTHEDEYYEELLGGIREIEKAEIAFVLKLSLGFSDKELFMGMLEAAAKLLHIPKYQIYTVDELYDIVYKKYETLRDQMNLPRFVHVLIGVREGRKMDLKGRNFLTLKDFTPEEITYLLDLAADLKEKKKNGVLVDHYRGMNVALIFEKTSTRTRCSFEVAAHDMGMGTTYLDPSGSQIGKKESIEDTARVLGRMYDGIEYRGFGQEIVEDLAKYAGVPVWNGLTNEYHPTQMLADLLTIREHFGRLKGIKLVYMGDARYNMGNSLMIACAKMGMHFVACTTRAYFPNEELVETCKGYAKESGGTITLTEDVEEGTRNADVIYTDVWVSMGEPDEVWEERIRELSPYKVTKKVMENAGEDAIFLHCLPAFHDLKTKIGKEIEEKYGISDMEVTDEVFESAQSKVFDEAENRMHTIKAVMVATLGER; encoded by the coding sequence ATGAAGCCCATCATTGACATGTCAAAAGAATATGGCCTTGTATTTGACGGCGGGGGCGCCAGAGGCGCTTACCAGATAGGCGCGTGGAAAGCGCTTGTGGAAGCCGGAGTAAAGATCAATGCAGTGGCAGGAACCAGCGTGGGCGCATTAAATGGCGCCCTCGTTTGCATGGGAGACGTAGAAAAGGCGGAAGATATCTGGAGCAAGATGACATTTTCCACGGTCATGGATGTAGATGATGAATGGATGGAGCGCCTGTTCCATAAGCAGACTACAATCAAGGAGTTTCTGAATGAAGGCTGGAAGAGGCTGAAAGACGGAGGGATCGACATCACCCCGCTCCGAAACCTGATCCACGAAGTAATTGACGAGGATGCTATAAGAAAGAGCGGCAAGGAATTCTGCCTGCTGACCTTCTCGTTGTCTGATTTCAGGGAACTGGACTTGAGCGTGGAGGATATTCCGGAGGGCCTTCTGGAGGATTTCCTGCTGGCCAGCGCGTATCTCATCGGATTTAAAAATGAACGTCTCCACGGAAAGAAATATATCGATGGAGGCGTTATTAATAATGTGCCCTTAAGCTCCCTTGTGGGCAGGGGATACGAAAATGTCATCGAGATTCGGATCTATGGGCCTGGACGGGAGCCACGGGTCAAGATGCCTGAGAATGGAGTAAAATACGAAATTACTCCCCGGGTCAAGCTTGGCAGCATCATAGAATTTTCTGGAAAACGAAGCCGCCAGAATCTTCGAATCGGATATTTTGATGCCAAAAGGATGCTGTATGGCCTGGAAGGATTTATCTATTATCTGGAACAGACCCATGAAGATGAATACTACGAGGAACTGCTTGGAGGCATCAGGGAGATCGAAAAAGCGGAGATCGCATTTGTACTGAAACTGTCTCTTGGCTTCTCAGATAAGGAACTTTTTATGGGAATGCTGGAGGCCGCCGCGAAATTATTGCATATTCCCAAATATCAGATATACACAGTGGACGAATTATATGATATTGTATATAAGAAATACGAAACTTTACGAGATCAGATGAACCTTCCCAGGTTCGTACATGTATTAATAGGAGTAAGAGAGGGACGGAAAATGGACTTAAAAGGAAGAAACTTTTTGACGCTGAAGGATTTTACGCCGGAGGAGATTACATATCTTCTTGATCTGGCGGCAGACCTTAAGGAAAAAAAGAAGAACGGAGTATTAGTTGACCATTATAGAGGCATGAATGTTGCGCTGATCTTCGAAAAGACCAGCACCAGGACACGCTGTTCTTTTGAAGTGGCGGCCCATGACATGGGAATGGGGACTACCTATCTGGATCCCAGCGGTTCCCAGATTGGAAAGAAGGAAAGCATCGAGGATACGGCCCGCGTGCTTGGCAGAATGTACGACGGCATAGAGTATCGCGGATTCGGTCAGGAGATTGTGGAAGACCTTGCCAAATATGCAGGCGTTCCGGTATGGAACGGGCTTACCAACGAGTATCACCCTACGCAGATGCTGGCAGACCTACTAACAATCCGGGAGCATTTCGGAAGATTAAAGGGGATCAAGCTGGTATATATGGGAGATGCAAGGTACAACATGGGGAATTCCCTGATGATTGCCTGCGCTAAAATGGGGATGCACTTTGTGGCATGTACGACAAGGGCATATTTTCCAAATGAAGAATTAGTAGAGACGTGCAAAGGATACGCGAAGGAAAGCGGCGGCACGATCACTCTTACCGAAGATGTAGAGGAAGGCACCAGGAATGCTGACGTAATCTATACGGACGTGTGGGTATCCATGGGAGAGCCGGACGAGGTATGGGAAGAGAGAATCCGGGAACTGTCCCCTTATAAGGTGACGAAGAAGGTGATGGAGAATGCAGGAGAAGACGCGATCTTCCTGCACTGCCTGCCGGCATTCCATGACCTTAAGACGAAGATTGGCAAGGAAATTGAAGAAAAGTATGGCATCAGCGATATGGAAGTGACGGATGAAGTGTTTGAATCTGCCCAGTCCAAAGTATTCGATGAGGCTGAAAATCGGATGCATACCATCAAGGCAGTCATGGTTGCGACATTAGGAGAAAGATAG
- the lysS gene encoding lysine--tRNA ligase — MEGEGNVAEQEKKVQEPDLNQLRKVRREKLADLQANGKDPFLITKYDVTAHAAEIKDNYETMEGKQVSVAGRIMQKRVMGKASFCNILDQSGNIQSYVARDSVGEDSYKDFKKLDIGDIVGIEGEVFKTKTGEISIHASAVNLLSKSLQILPEKYHGLTNTDMRYRQRYVDLIMNTESRDTFIKRSRIVSAIRRYLDGQGFLEVETPMLVSNAGGAAARPFETHFNALDEDFKLRISLELYLKRLIVGGLERVYEIGRVFRNEGLDTRHNPEFTLMELYQAYTDYNGMMDLTENLYRHVAQEVLGTTVITYNGVEMDLGKPFERITMIDAVKKYAGVDWNEVSTLEEARALADKHHVEYEDRHKKGDILSLFFEEFAEEHLIQPTFVMDHPIEISPLTKKKPEDPNYVERFEFFMNGWEMANAYSELNDPIDQRERFKAQEELLAQGDEEANTTDEDFLNALEIGMPPTGGIGFGIDRMCMLMTDSAAIRDVLLFPTMKSLGGSDASKKAEKTVEKAPEKIDFSNVEIEPLFKDFVDFETFSKSDFRAVKVKECTAVPKSKKLLKFVLDDGTEEERVILSGIHEYYEPEELAGKTLIAITNLPPRPMMGIDSCGMIISAVHNESGEEKLHLLMVDDHIPAGAKLY, encoded by the coding sequence ATGGAAGGAGAAGGTAACGTGGCTGAACAGGAGAAGAAAGTACAGGAACCAGATTTAAACCAGTTAAGAAAGGTCCGTCGTGAGAAATTGGCAGATCTTCAGGCAAATGGAAAAGATCCATTCCTGATTACAAAGTATGACGTGACCGCTCACGCAGCAGAGATTAAAGATAACTATGAGACGATGGAAGGAAAGCAGGTATCCGTAGCCGGACGTATCATGCAGAAGCGCGTGATGGGCAAGGCTTCTTTCTGCAATATCCTTGACCAGAGCGGAAATATCCAGTCTTATGTTGCAAGAGACAGCGTTGGGGAGGATTCATATAAAGACTTCAAGAAATTGGATATCGGCGATATCGTAGGAATTGAAGGAGAAGTGTTCAAGACGAAGACTGGAGAGATCTCGATTCACGCGTCTGCTGTAAACCTGTTGTCCAAGAGCCTTCAGATTCTTCCGGAGAAATATCATGGCCTGACGAATACGGATATGCGCTATCGTCAGAGATATGTAGACCTGATTATGAATACGGAATCAAGAGATACGTTTATCAAGCGTTCCAGAATCGTAAGCGCGATCCGCAGATATCTGGATGGACAGGGCTTCCTGGAAGTAGAGACCCCGATGTTGGTAAGCAACGCGGGCGGTGCGGCAGCAAGACCGTTCGAAACGCACTTCAATGCGCTGGACGAAGATTTCAAGCTTCGCATTTCTTTAGAGTTATACCTGAAGAGGCTGATCGTAGGCGGGCTTGAGAGAGTGTATGAAATTGGCCGCGTGTTCCGTAATGAAGGATTGGATACCAGGCATAATCCGGAATTTACATTGATGGAGCTGTACCAGGCATATACCGATTATAATGGAATGATGGATCTGACAGAGAACCTGTACCGCCATGTGGCGCAGGAGGTCTTAGGAACCACCGTCATCACCTACAATGGCGTAGAGATGGATCTCGGAAAGCCATTCGAGAGAATTACGATGATAGATGCGGTTAAGAAATATGCAGGCGTTGACTGGAATGAAGTCAGCACATTGGAAGAAGCAAGAGCGCTGGCAGACAAGCATCATGTGGAGTATGAGGACAGGCATAAGAAGGGCGACATCCTAAGCCTCTTCTTTGAAGAGTTCGCGGAAGAGCACCTGATTCAGCCGACATTCGTTATGGACCATCCAATCGAGATCTCCCCGCTCACCAAGAAAAAGCCGGAAGATCCGAACTATGTAGAGCGTTTCGAATTCTTCATGAATGGCTGGGAGATGGCAAATGCTTACTCAGAGCTCAATGACCCGATCGATCAGAGAGAACGCTTCAAGGCGCAGGAAGAACTGCTGGCGCAAGGCGATGAAGAAGCCAACACGACGGACGAAGACTTCCTGAATGCGCTGGAGATCGGCATGCCTCCGACAGGCGGCATAGGATTCGGCATCGACAGGATGTGCATGCTGATGACAGATTCAGCGGCCATCAGAGACGTGCTGCTATTCCCGACCATGAAATCTCTCGGTGGCAGCGATGCTTCCAAGAAAGCAGAAAAGACAGTGGAAAAAGCACCTGAGAAAATTGATTTTTCCAACGTGGAGATCGAGCCGCTGTTCAAGGACTTTGTAGACTTTGAAACTTTCAGCAAGTCTGATTTCAGGGCTGTGAAAGTAAAAGAATGTACGGCAGTGCCAAAGAGCAAGAAACTTCTGAAATTCGTCCTGGATGATGGAACAGAAGAAGAACGTGTGATCTTAAGCGGAATCCACGAGTATTACGAGCCAGAGGAACTGGCTGGCAAGACGCTGATCGCTATCACCAATCTTCCACCAAGGCCGATGATGGGAATCGATTCCTGCGGTATGATCATCAGCGCCGTACACAACGAAAGCGGGGAAGAAAAACTTCACCTTCTGATGGTGGACGACCACATCCCGGCAGGCGCTAAGCTTTACTAA
- a CDS encoding type III pantothenate kinase: MLLVIDVGNTNITLGAFRGDELLGTYRMTTKQPRTSDEYGITLKELVEHQGVSSTDINAVIIASVVPDVMHSLGSAIIKYFGVKPIVVSAGIKTGIRIVTENPRQVGSDRIVDAVAAYTLHGGPVIVVDFGTATTYDLVGQDGTFEAAVTAPGIRTSAQAMWGQAAMLPAIEIKKPESILAKETISSMQAGLVYGQIGQTEYIINRMKKESGYPEAKVVATGGLGKIIAPETNVIDVYDSQLTLKGLRIIYEKNRR, translated from the coding sequence ATGCTGTTAGTAATAGATGTAGGGAATACAAATATCACGCTTGGCGCATTCCGGGGAGATGAGCTCCTTGGAACATACCGTATGACGACAAAGCAGCCAAGGACATCCGATGAATACGGAATAACGCTGAAAGAACTGGTGGAGCACCAAGGGGTGTCGAGTACGGATATCAATGCGGTCATCATCGCGTCGGTAGTGCCGGATGTGATGCATTCGCTGGGCAGCGCGATTATCAAATATTTCGGTGTCAAGCCGATCGTGGTATCGGCAGGAATCAAGACGGGCATCCGCATCGTGACGGAGAATCCAAGACAAGTCGGATCGGATCGGATCGTGGATGCAGTCGCAGCATATACCCTTCACGGTGGACCGGTTATCGTGGTGGACTTCGGAACTGCCACAACATACGATCTCGTGGGGCAGGATGGAACCTTCGAAGCCGCTGTTACGGCGCCGGGCATCCGGACCTCCGCCCAGGCGATGTGGGGACAGGCAGCCATGCTCCCGGCAATCGAGATTAAGAAGCCGGAGTCCATCCTTGCCAAAGAGACCATCTCCAGCATGCAGGCCGGGCTGGTCTACGGGCAGATCGGACAGACAGAGTACATCATCAACCGCATGAAGAAAGAATCCGGCTATCCGGAGGCAAAGGTGGTTGCGACAGGAGGTCTTGGCAAGATCATAGCGCCGGAGACGAATGTGATTGATGTGTATGACTCTCAGCTGACGCTGAAAGGCCTGCGGATTATTTATGAAAAGAACCGGCGGTAG
- a CDS encoding biotin--[acetyl-CoA-carboxylase] ligase — MKSEILRLLKSSDTYLSGQQICEQFQVSRTAVWKVMEQLKKEGYQIEAVRNKGYRLVDSPDVMSKAEIESLISTKWAGRHVVYYDETDSTNTRAKELGEKGAEHGTLVIADRQNAGKGRRGRSWESPEGTSIYMTILLRPDMMPVKAPQMTLLMAIAATKGIGQVAGLEARIKWPNDIVSLSGKKLCGILTEMSAEIDYINYVVIGIGVNVNQDSFPQEIKERATSLCLELGHKVQRSQLIAAIMESFEECYEKFMETEDLSGLMEAYNSLLVNRGREVKILEPGHEYEAVAMGINETGELIVKTADGQEKEIFAGEVSVRGVYGYV, encoded by the coding sequence ATGAAGTCAGAGATATTGCGCTTGCTAAAGTCAAGCGATACTTACTTGTCCGGGCAGCAGATATGCGAACAGTTCCAGGTATCGCGCACGGCTGTGTGGAAGGTTATGGAACAACTGAAAAAAGAAGGATATCAGATTGAGGCGGTACGCAATAAAGGGTACCGCCTTGTAGATAGTCCGGATGTGATGTCAAAGGCGGAGATTGAGAGCCTGATCAGCACAAAATGGGCAGGAAGGCATGTGGTCTACTACGATGAGACGGATTCTACCAATACCCGTGCCAAAGAACTGGGGGAAAAGGGGGCAGAACACGGGACTCTGGTCATTGCCGACAGGCAGAATGCAGGCAAGGGGCGCAGAGGCCGATCTTGGGAGTCGCCGGAAGGAACCAGCATCTATATGACCATTTTACTCCGCCCTGATATGATGCCGGTTAAGGCGCCGCAGATGACGCTTCTGATGGCCATTGCAGCCACAAAGGGCATAGGCCAGGTGGCGGGACTGGAGGCCAGGATTAAGTGGCCCAATGATATTGTGAGCCTGAGCGGAAAGAAACTCTGCGGCATCCTAACGGAGATGAGTGCGGAGATTGACTATATTAACTATGTAGTCATTGGGATCGGCGTCAATGTGAATCAGGATTCATTTCCGCAGGAGATCAAGGAGCGGGCGACCTCCCTTTGCCTGGAATTAGGGCATAAGGTACAGCGGTCGCAGCTGATCGCGGCGATTATGGAAAGTTTTGAAGAATGCTATGAGAAGTTCATGGAGACCGAGGACCTATCCGGGCTGATGGAAGCGTACAATTCTCTTCTGGTAAATAGAGGAAGGGAAGTCAAGATTCTGGAGCCGGGCCATGAATATGAGGCCGTCGCCATGGGAATCAACGAGACGGGAGAACTGATCGTAAAGACGGCTGATGGACAGGAGAAAGAGATATTTGCAGGAGAAGTATCGGTCAGAGGAGTATATGGATATGTATGA
- a CDS encoding NfeD family protein codes for MQTVYWLILFVILLVIEIFTMGLTTIWFAGGALVAFVTGILGFGTVVQVIVFIVVSLVLLIATRPIAVKFFNQERQKTNAESLIGQQALVLEDIDTLQSKGRVEVNGQEWSAKTDDLDGKIAKNTVVVIEGIQGVKLIVRAREEKTC; via the coding sequence ATGCAGACAGTATATTGGTTGATATTATTCGTAATACTGCTGGTGATAGAGATCTTTACAATGGGGCTTACAACCATCTGGTTTGCAGGCGGAGCCCTGGTGGCATTTGTCACAGGCATTCTGGGGTTTGGCACGGTGGTACAGGTGATTGTCTTTATTGTAGTGTCACTGGTGCTGCTGATTGCCACGAGGCCGATCGCGGTGAAGTTTTTTAACCAGGAGAGGCAGAAGACGAATGCGGAAAGCCTGATCGGGCAGCAGGCGCTGGTACTGGAAGACATAGATACGCTTCAATCAAAAGGACGGGTCGAAGTCAACGGGCAGGAATGGTCGGCAAAGACGGATGACCTGGACGGCAAGATTGCAAAAAATACAGTTGTAGTAATTGAAGGGATTCAAGGCGTGAAACTAATAGTAAGAGCCAGAGAGGAGAAGACATGTTAG